A window of the Microplitis mediator isolate UGA2020A chromosome 5, iyMicMedi2.1, whole genome shotgun sequence genome harbors these coding sequences:
- the LOC130668780 gene encoding uncharacterized protein LOC130668780 isoform X1, translating into MGQYSSAHVTLNLNVHPAFVSIIGHTSPPPPAPSSGHLQQQQQQQDNSPPRGPRTLLLRRSENGFGFTLRHFIVYPPESCCMLPGHERTKIEEPMDTIFVKQVRANSPAAEAGLRTGDRVVSVDGVPTRGEQYASVVQRIQQAEPWLRLLVVSKEDDILQRYFGDTAHNPETNQRPARLRSPDKILQKQRRSMSMIPGPSSRTRQSWICQTLPSSENQGTAGSSYRLREDTFKDQSANKMTTSVPNIQRRPLTEARNHESIYGRTDDRSQRRSLPQQQDIIDPMGQVYRSPPDARFDLYDRTRSESIYSRPSSEQIYDRIKDPIYERVRPDLNTFSKSLDHQYPMSRAEPQVPIYRPGRRVVTRRASEGSGPINDSEGSGGVGGGQMAYSNNDGFKSGDPGSRLSVESRQDSSPVSKDSSISSSYDSTSTLTGNECSDDSIMTRLRKSFEQKEEFLRRPSHPIGWLLPDEMTRINQCQGVIQREFYARPQKLQRQVWPPSEQQNQQQVIDTAHHQTLNRNNTLERIKNNKPSNQNLQRVRNDMVEVGSDVTNSNDVKNGEREGAQAIRDKFYSSLYDTNNQYGKENNFNNYPTSKTVVNNESPSRNTPNSSPRNTSNNKNTFITTLSRIHENVTSLAQQQQQQQQQQQQHQQQQQQQHQHQQQQQQQQSCHELRNGTSSLPSSPGPDKKTPDKFPVPPQGLQIVSRRAKQFESGRLLSDDDEPTSDRTNLYKSELSRLSNKRSVPNVAVRKREFESKAESHETRRITANRESKSLDSGKGLSGNRIIPIGSKYIHCEPPSGYRDDKVVYIVETPAMDMEPVRLRARSNSAESWEAVNGGTTRRGVRHTWQTEPEDPEGETRNSKAKRQDSYLQAVRNHLDRESHVIQQRERTTEESKIMEPNSVYPSALSEVISRTTPSSMPTVTISPPQPVRPNQLPIPNPLRPLDSRESSFNHQHLSSDQQNVDDQESTGTTLAPGSNPTSNDVVLRRQKNSQLSDEERATRRVSYLKATWGERMHVDSDLELSDTESVVQAIRSIHRRWRPPLFPSDITPLRRIFEDVTQAASLHRHYHRNSIANTHSSTACSAGTPKDVEPVEREGSLHVKFTVLDGKRSTDRSWKQVWGVLRGPILYFYKDRHTQSPSATSDSDVGQHVDVRCSLVDVADDYTKRKHVFRVANTSAEVLLQTDDAASMALWLRALHKHAAAEKPSDGNSSTTKQQAVPQTPGPTTPSSGSPAGGQRLSPLPGHKGIRKLTSFRNRSPTGQSPVNKTRKPSQTVEPLQSPKSKTWKGRVAKQLRKMHGQAGSPSSPTAQLQPEGATFKVPLELCPVSSFSEFVPLIVEMCTSIVEARGLEVIGIYRVPGNTAAISQLTESVNKGFENINLQDPRWSDVNVISSLLKSFFRQLPDSLLTAELYPMFIDADKIEDPQRRMATIRKLLRDLPEHHFETLKYLMFHLKKVVEHSEVNKMEAKNLAIVFGPTLVRASGSRDNMVTMVTDMSHQCRIVESLLNNVDWFFCEEDLDDLSRLSVNLSLPADGSEVETSNTNHNLLLNNIQKVEGMREMVSAKDIVSSIISAANRKIQRRRKGQEEQESEDHEDEKTKGKQDESLGVIRQSMALNERQCSVSEMVLMHENKNQPNHTNENIDRNTVISSENTSPLNSSSISSRSMYPGSPVNQQQEQQHQQQQQQQQQSQQLSTTSLSLDSSRLSSDVGSGSLDTVSTISNLSNETKQSNDEVAIRTYAGLSATTQERIRRFEQETKAMLQRDQHRQRREAEKREEERRRIEMEWQLAKREMENDDILDGIIDTAVGTPYLTDRMSNLNDRLAERSSVDSNGTDSHRSKSTTRLTPLSIAVQQQPTARQKAQATNQLTNIIGDKINNGIIKKFKTDKESSVESLAPTRYGSLDSLHEVHTSPSPSHQTRGISGDISDDAGSCFLHWTQKILTINRKLVRHTATPSFWCFISSHLHGSAGASCASTKTPAPQPPEPRTVTDPTTTTCSAASSSSSPPPLQLSEPRVSESGLGSGSSSKTLNKFFRGSDLLTSLTSTFDRKWKSLVNPSNLLVTSAESSSSGTIGYSKQTNYNDNDRNQSTRSPEVYRDPSLHKSLIDKSNLVRTKTDTLEKEKNLTVAEISEKSKEELIRPDNDRNLNRKISEINTAATDSSDGGSLLDATEKDEKPSKVTVKSKRLESLNKTQDNELPSISQHNDEAKSNTTNDCKNFQSDDKTIVDSSYSNKLEKFESLSSQASESRSRLKRSESLNKRTEISCSKLKRSESLNKHSDRLASPTNGKLKRSESLNKHAERSESPNMKLKRSESLTKTEKTECNISKRRQSVRKESATKLKRKNGMPERSIKRRHTVGGTKDFDKVHWLDNKLQSETERIIKNDNKPKKSQLRTSSPDLSSNRVNVADTSFLIEVSFRGPSNVVFNVTNTRPQSLPDANLASKVFKVPLESHV; encoded by the exons ATCGGCCATACATCACCCCCACCACCTGCACCATCTTCTGGTCATCtacagcagcaacaacaacagcaagaTAATTCACCACCACGCGGACCACGTACACTCTTACTACGACGCAGCGAAAATGGATTTGGATTTACCCTTCGTCACTTTATCGTCTATCCGCCCGAGTCCTGCTGT atgctGCCAGGACACGAGCGGACAAAAATCGAAGAGCCAATGGACACAATTTTCGTAAAACAAGTACGAGCAAATTCACCAGCAGCAGAAGCAGGCCTTCGAACTGGAGATCGTGTCGTATCAGTGGACGGTGTGCCAACTCGTGGCGAGCAGTACGCAAGTGTCGTTCAGCGAATCCAGCAAGCAGAACCTTGGCTCAGACTACTAGTTGTTTCTAAAGAAGACGATATATTACAAAGg tactTCGGTGATACTGCGCACAATCCAGAGACAAATCAACGACCAGCACGACTACGTTCTCCCgacaaaatattacaaaaacaACGTAGGTCGATGAGTATGATTCCTGGACCGTCATCAAGAACAAGACAATCTTGGATTTGCCAAACACTTCCTAGCTCTGAAAATCAAGGTACTGCAGGTTCTTCGTATCGATTACGCGAGGATACATTTAAAGATCAATCGGCAAATAAAATGACGACATCAGTACCAAATATTCAACGACGGCCATTAACAGAAGCACGTAATCATGAAAGTATTTATGGTCGTACTGACGATCGTAGTCAAAGAAGATCATTACCACAGCAGCAAGATATTATTGATCCGATGGGACAGGTTTATCGATCACCACCTGACGCAAGATTCGATTTATACGATCGTACACGTTCTGAGTCGATATACTCACGACCAAGTAGCGAGCAAATCTACGACAGGATCAAGGATCCAATTTACGAGCGAGTTAGACCagatttaaatacatttagtAAGTCGCTGGATCATCAGTATCCCATGTCTCGGGCTGAACCACAAGTACCAATTTACCGGCCTGGAAGACGCGTTGTTACAAGACGCGCAAGTGAAGGTAGTGGTCCAATAAATGATTCAGAAGGGAGTGGGGGAGTAGGAGGAGGACAGATGGCTTATAGTAATAACGATGGATTTAAATCTGGTGATCCAGGATCAAGATTAAGTGTGGAATCAAGGCAAGATTCGTCACCGGTTAGTAAAGATAGCAGTATATCTTCTTCTTACGATTCAACTTCAACGCTGACGGGTAATGAATGTTCAGATGATTCTATTATGACGAGACTGAGAAAGAGTTTTGAACAAAAGGAAGAATTTTTACGGCGTCCAAGTCATCCTATTGGTTGGTTATTGCCTGATGAAATGACGAGGATAAACCAGTGTCAAGGTGTCATTCAACGTGAATTTTATGCGCGACCTCAAAAACTTCAGAGACAGGTTTGGCCACCGAGTGAACAACAAAATCAACAACAAGTTATTGATACCGCGCATCATCAAACacttaatagaaataatactttggaaagaattaaaaataataaacctaGTAATCAGAATTTACAGAGAGTGCGTAATGATATGGTTGAAGTTGGTAGTGACGTTACTAATTCTAATGACGTAAAGAATGGTGAACGTGAAGGTGCACAAGCAATacgtgataaattttattcatcttTATATGATACTAACAATCAATAtggtaaagaaaataattttaataattatccgACTAGTAAAACTGTAGTTAATAATGAATCACCAAGTCGCAATACTCCGAACTCATCACCGAGAAATACaagcaataataaaaatacatttattacgACCTTATCAAGGATACATGAAAATGTTACAAGTTTGGctcagcaacaacaacaacaacaacaacagcagcaacaacaccaacaacaacagcaacaacaacaccaacatcaacagcagcaacaacagcaacagaGCTGTCATGAACTTCGAAATGGCACTTCATCGCTGCCTTCATCACCTGGACCAGACAAAAAAACGCCAGATAAATTTCCAGTACCGCCTCAAGGACTTCAAATTGTTTCACGTCGAGCTAAACAATTTGAATCCGGTAGACTACTCAGTGATGATGACGAGCCAACTAGTGATCGTACGAATTTGTACAAAAGTGAGTTGTCAAGGTTATCAAATAAACGAAGTGTACCAAATGTTGCTGTACGAAAACGTGAATTTGAATCAAAAGCTGAATCACATGAAACTAGAAGAATTACTGCTAATCGTGAAAGTAAATCATTAGATTCCG GCAAAGGGTTATCGGGAAATCGAATAATTCCGATAGGCAGCAAATACATCCATTGCGAACCACCTTCGGGTTACAGAGATGATAAAG tcGTTTATATCGTAGAAACACCGGCGATGGATATGGAACCGGTTCGGTTGCGAGCACGAAGTAATAGCGCTGAATCTTGGGAAGCTGTGAACGGAGGAACGACCCGACGAGGCGTCAGACATACCTGGCAGACAGAACCCGAGGATCCGGAGGGTGAAACACGAAACAGCAAGGCTAAGAGACAAGACAGCTATCTTCAGGCTGTTAGAAACCACCTCG ACCGAGAATCTCACGTGATCCAGCAGCGTGAAAGAACAACCGAGGAGTCAAAAATCATGGAACCGAATTCAGTATACCCATCAGCATTATCAGAGGTCATTTCAAGAACAACTCCAAGCAGCATGCCGACCGTAACCATTAGTCCTCCCCAGCCAGTCCGGCCAAATCAACTTCCTATCCCAAACCCTCTGCGTCCTTTAGATAGTCGAGAGAGCTCATTCAATCACCAGCATTTATCATCTGATCAGCAGAATGTGGACGACCAAGAGTCCACTGGCACGACCCTAG cTCCGGGCTCCAATCCAACGTCCAATGATGTGGTTCTAAGGCGACAGAAAAATAGTCAACTCA gcGATGAAGAACGTGCAACAAGACGCGTTTCTTATCTCAAAGCTACGTGGGGTGAACGGATGCATGTGGACAGTGATCTAGAATTGAGTGATACTGAGTCGGTAGTTCAAGCAATACGcag CATACACAGGCGATGGAGACCGCCACTGTTTCCTAGCGACATTACGCCACTTCGGCGTATCTTCGAGGATGTTACTCAAGCTGCATCACTGCACCGCCACTACCATCG TAACAGCATCGCAAATACACATAGTAGTACCGCATGCAGCGCCGGGACGCCGAAGGACGTCGAACCGGTCGAGCGAGAAGGATCCCTTCACGTCAAGTTTACTGTACTTGATGGCAAG agATCTACAGACCGTTCGTGGAAGCAAGTATGGGGCGTTCTTCGTGGTCCTATCCTATACTTTTACAAGGACCGTCACACTCAG agTCCATCTGCAACGAGTGATAGTGACGTAGGACAACATGTCGACGTGAGATGTTCTTTAGTTGACGTAGCTGATGATTACACCAAGAGGAAACATGTATTTCGTGTGGCTAATACAAGTGCGGAAGTGCTTTTACAAACGGACGACGCAGCATCGATGGCACTTTGGCTGAGAGCGCTTCATAAACATGCTGCTGCTGAAAAGCCTTcg gATGGTAATTCAAGTACAACGAAGCAACAAGCTGTGCCACAAACACCTGGACCAACAACACCAAGTAGCGGTAGTCCAGCTGGAGGACAACGTCTAAGTCCATTGCCAGGTCACAAAGGCATTAGAAAATTGACGTCTTTCCGTAATCGTTCGCCAACTGGTCAATCACCTGTTAATAAAACCCGGAAGCCAAGTCAGACAGTAGAACCACTGCAGTCACCGAAATCTAAAACGTGGAAAGGTCGTGTTGCTAAACAACTCAGAAAGATGCATGGCCAGGCTGGTTCACCATCCTCGCCAACAGCCCAATTACAGCCTGAGGGTGCTACTTTCAAAGTTCCCTTGGAATTGTGCCCAGTG TCTTCATTCTCGGAATTTGTACCGTTGATTGTTGAAATGTGCACCAGTATCGTTGAAGCGAGGGGTCTTGAAGTTATTGGAATTTATCGAGTGCCTGGAAATACTGCGGCTATTTCTCAACTTACTGAAAGTGTCAATAAAGgctttgaaaatattaatttacag gaTCCACGATGGAGTGATGTAAATGTTATATCATCTTTATTGAAATCATTCTTCAGACAACTTCCTGACTCATTATTAACAGCCGAGCTTTATCCCATGTTTATTGACGCAGATAAAATAGAAGATCCCCAAAGAAGAATGGCAacaataagaaaattattaagagATTTACCCGAACATCATTTTGaaacacttaaatatttaatgtttcatttgaaaaaagttgTTGAACACAGTGAAGTTAATAAAATGGAAGCTAAAAATTTGGCTATTGTATTTGGGCCAACTCTGGTACGAGCTAGTGGTTCAAGGGATAATATGGTTACTATGGTTACGGACATGTCGCATCAGTGTAGGATTGTCGAGAGCTTATTGAacaat gtCGATTGGTTCTTCTGTGAAGAAGACTTAGACGACTTGAGTAGATTAAGCGTTAACCTGAGTCTTCCTGCCGACGGCAGTGAAGTTGAAACATCAAATACCAATCACAACCTTCTactaaataatattcaaaaagttgaaG GCATGCGTGAAATGGTCTCAGCTAAGGACATTGTATCTTCAATCATATCCGCAGCAAACAGAAAGATACAAAGGCGAAGGAAAGGTCAAGAGGAGCAGGAGAGTGAAGATCACGAAGATGAAAAg aCTAAAGGAAAACAAGACGAATCATTGGGAGTTATTCGACAAAGTATGGCATTGAATGAACGACAATGCTCAGTAAGTGAAATGGTACTGATGCATGAGAATAAAAATCAACCAAACCATACAAATGAAAATATAGATCGTAACACAGTGATCAGTAGTGAAAACACAAGTCCATTAAATAGTTCATCAATATCAAGTAGATCAATGTATCCCGGTAGTCCAGTAAACCAACAACAAGAGCAACAACAtcagcaacagcaacagcagcaacaacaatcGCAACAACTTTCCACCACTTCACTTAGTTTAGACTCTTCACGATTGTCTAGTGACGTTGGTTCTGGTAGTTTGGATACTGTTTCGACAATTTCAAATCTATCAAACGAAACAAAACAGAGTAACGACGAAGTGGCAATACGTACATATGCCGGATTAAGTGCGACGACCCAAGAACGAATACGTAGATTTGAGCAAGAAACAAAAGCAATGTTGCAACGTGACCAGCATCGGCAGAGACGTGAAGCTGAGAAACGTGAAGAAGAACGACGGAGAATTGAAATGGAATGGCAACTTGCCAAAAGAGAGATGGAGAATGATGATATCCTTGATGGGATCATAGACACAGCAGTTGGAACCCCTTATCTTACTGATCGAATGTCGAATTTAAATGACAGGCTTGCTGAGAGATCTAGTGTTGATAGCAATGGTACTGATAGCCACAGGTCGAAATCTACCACGAGATTGACCCCATTATCTATAGCTGTACAGCAGCAACCTACTGCACGACAGAAAGCACAAGCTACCAATCAATTGACTAATATTATAGGCGATAAAATCAATAAtggtattattaaaaaattcaagacaGATAAAGAG tcATCAGTGGAGTCATTGGCACCAACTCGTTACGGCAGTTTAGATTCTCTCCATGAAGTCCACACATCACCATCACCATCACATCAAACTCGCGGCATATCAGGCGACATTTCAGACGATG CCGGATCTTGTTTTCTTCACTGGACCCAGAAGATACTTACTATAAACAGAAAGCTTGTTAG GCACACAGCAACCCCGAGTTTTTGGTGCTTCATATCGTCCCATCTACACGGTTCTGCAGGCGCCAGTTGCGCCTCCACGAAGACACCGGCCCCACAACCACCCGAACCCCGTACCGTCACCGACCCCACAACCACCACCTGCTCTGCAGCATCATCCTCATCATCACCACCACCGTTACAACTCTCCGAGCCAAGGGTGTCAGAGTCAGGGCTCGGGTCCGGGTCGTCCTCCAAGACTTTGAACAAATTCTTCAGAG GGAGCGATCTCTTGACCAGTCTTACGTCGACATTCGATCGAAAATGGAAATCTCTTGTGAATCCATCGAATCTACTCGTAACATCTGCTGAAAGTAGTAGTAGTGGTACTATTGGTTATagtaaacaaacaaattataatgataatgatcGCAATCAGTCAACAAGATCACCTGAAGTTTATCGTGACCCAAGTCTTCATAAATCTCTTATTGATAAAAGCAATTTGGTTCGCACGAAGAcc gaTACACtggagaaagaaaaaaacttgACGGTCGCAGAGATCTCAGAAAAATCTAAAGAGGAATTAATTAGGCCTGATAATGATCGTAAtcttaatagaaaaatatcCGAAATAAATACAGCAGCTACAGATTCATCAGACGGTGGGTCACTATTGGATGCAACTGAAAAAGATGAAAAACCATCAAAGGTAACTGTAAAATCAAAACGTTTGGAATCTTTGAACAAAACACAAGACAATGAATTACCATCGATATCACAACACAATGATGAAGCTAAATCTAATACTACAAACGAttgcaaaaattttcaatcagatgATAAAACAATAGTGGATTCATCTTACtcaaataaattagaaaaatttgagAGTCTTAGCAGCCAGGCAAGTGAGTCCCGATCACGATTAAAACGATCAGAATCATTGAACAAACGTACGGAAATATCatgttcaaaattaaaacgttctgaaagtttaaataaacattCAGATCGACTTGCTTCACCAACAAATGGTAAATTAAAACGTTCTGAGAGTTTAAATAAACATGCCGAGAGATCAGAATCACCTAATATGAAGTTAAAACGATCTGAATCATTGACTAAAACGGAAAAAACCGAATGTAATATTAGTAAAAGACGTCAATCTGTTAGAAAAGAAAGTGCTACTaagttaaaaagaaaaaatggtaTGCCTGAAAGATCAATAAAGAGACGGCACACTGTCGGCGGGACTAAAGATTTTGATAAAGTTCATTGGCTTGacaataaattacaatcaGAGACAGAgcgtattattaaaaatgataacaaaccgaaaaaaagtcaattgAGAACTAGTTCACCGGATTTAAGTAGTAATCGTGTTAATGTTGCTGATACAAGCTTTCTTATTGAAGTAAGCTTTCGTGGACCAAGTAATGTTGTTTTTAATGTCACCAACACACGGCCACAGTCGTTACCCGACGCAAATTTAGCTTCGAAAGTTTTTAAAGTACCTCTTGAAAGTCACGTTTAA